From one Rosa rugosa chromosome 4, drRosRugo1.1, whole genome shotgun sequence genomic stretch:
- the LOC133743780 gene encoding DEAD-box ATP-dependent RNA helicase 16-like: MAETLEKPPKEIESEDEEEDQTFENLGLDGRLIRALNKKKILKPTPIQRVAIPLILEGKDVVARAKTGSGKTFAYLLPLLQKLFTATQESTKKLAPTAIVLVPTRELSQQVYKEVRSLIELCRVPLKVVQLTSNMPTSDLRTALAGPPEILVSTPACIKKCLSDGVLQAQATSIGDSLEMLVLDEADLLLSYGYEEDIKALTPHIPKRCQSLLMSATASDDVEKLKKLILHNSYILTLPEVGDIKDEVIPKNVEQSWISCTARDKLLYILSLLKLELVQKKVLIFTNTIDTSFRIKLFLEKFGIRSAVLNSELPQNSRIHILEEFNAGLFDYLIATDDSETKEKKENDQKKIDSKNSRRHAKPKPKADSEFGVVRGIDFKNVHTVLNFDMPLSVEGYVHRIGRTGRAYSTGASVSLVSPDEMKVFEEIKSFLGDDEENDSNKLVPFTLLTKNAVESLRYRAEDVSKSVTKLAVRESRAQDLRNEILNSEKLKAHFEANQKDLDLLKHDKVLSKKPPAPHLRVVPDYLLDATTKEASKRVKLARAAMGNNNPGRRGFKKKSKKDKDPLKSVSAQGPKKGRRERKDGNDNHKQKRQKT; this comes from the exons ATGGCTGAAACACTGGAAAAGCCGCCCAAGGAGATCGAAAGCGAAGACGAAGAGGAGGACCAGACCTTCGAAAATCTCGGATTGGACGGCCGCCTTATTCGTGCtctaaacaagaagaagattCTCAAGCCCACGCCAATTCAGCGAGTCGCTATTCCTCTCATCCtt GAGGGTAAGGATGTGGTGGCCAGAGCAAAGACTGGTTCTGGAAAGACCTTTGCTTACCTACTGCCTCTGCTTCAGAAGCTGTTTACTGCTACGCAAGAATCAACCAAGAAACTCGCTCCTACTGCCATTGTTCTGGTCCCAACTAGGGAACTCTCTCAGCAG GTTTATAAGGAGGTCAGGTCGTTGATTGAACTGTGTAGAGTTCCATTGAAAGTCGTACAGTTGACAAGCAACATGCCTACTTCTGATTTG CGCACAGCTTTGGCGGGCCCGCCTGAGATTCTGGTTTCCACTCCAGCTTGCATAAAGAAGTGCTTGTCGGATGGTGTTCTTCAAGCACAAGCAACATCCATTGGTGATTCACTAGAAATGCTTGTGCTTGATGAG GCAGATCTTCTCTTGTCATATGGATATGAGGAAGACATAAAAGCTTTGACACCTCACATTCCTAAACGTTGTCAATCTCTTCTTATGTCTGCCACAGCAAG TGATGATGTCGAGAAACTAAAGAAGCTTATTCTACATAATTCCTATATTTTGACTTTGCCTGAAGTTGGAGATATCAAGGATGAGGTCATCCCAAAAAATGTTGAGCAGTCCTGG ATATCATGCACTGCTCGTGACAAGTTACTTTACATCCTTTCCCTGTTAAAGTTGGAGTTGGTTCAGAAAAAGGTTCTGATATTTACTAATACAATAGACACATCCTTCAGAATAAAGCTATTTTTGGAAAAG TTTGGCATAAGATCTGCTGTTTTGAATTCTGAGTTGCCACAAAATTCTCGTATCCACATTCTTGAG GAATTCAATGCTGGCCTTTTTGATTACTTGATTGCAACCGATGACAGTGAAACaaaggagaaaaaagaaaatgatcagAAAAAGATCGATTCAAAAAATTCTAGACGACATgctaaacccaaacccaaagctGACTCTGAATTTGGAGTGGTACGAGGAATTGACTTCAAGAATGTACACACG GTCCTGAATTTTGATATGCCTCTAAGTGTTGAAGGATATGTTCATCGTATTGGTCGTACTGGAAGAGCATATAGTACTGGTGCTTCTGTGTCTCTT GTTTCTCCAGATGAGATGAAAGTTTTTGAAGAGATAAAGTCCTTTTTAGGAGATGATGAAGAAAATGATTCAAATAAACTTGTTCCATTTACTTTACTGACCAAGAATGCAGTGGAGTCTTTAAGATATAGAGCCGAG GATGTCTCAAAGAGTGTGACAAAACTTGCCGTGAGAGAATCCCGAGCTCAGGATTTGAGGAATGAAATTCTCAATTCTGAAAA GTTGAAGGCTCATTTTGAAGCCAACCAAAAGGATCTAG ATCTGTTGAAACATGACAAGGTTCTGAGTAAGAAGCCCCCTGCTCCTCACCTGCGAGTTGTGCCTGATTATCTGTTGGATGCAACAACTAAAGAAGCCAGCAAGAGAGTTAAGCTTGCGAGAGCTGCAATGGGTAACAACAACCCTGGTCGCCGTGGATTTAAGAAAAAATCCAAGAAAGATAAGGACCCCCTTAAGTCTGTCAGTGCTCAG GGACCCAAGAAAGGAAGAAGGGAAAGAAAAGATGGCAATGACAACCATAAGCAAAAAAGGCAAAAGACTTGA